The Syntrophorhabdaceae bacterium DNA segment TCTCGCTCTGGCAGGTGGTGAAGGGTTGGCCTTAGCCAAGGATATTTACGCCGAGGCGTATACGCGCAGAGAAGAACTCTCGGCGCCCTATGCATCGGTCATTGACATTGATTCGGGAAAACTTCCCGCCCCTGGTGAGCTCGCCCGATGGAGTTCCGCACAATATGCCGCTGCCGTCCGCCACGATCCACAATGCAGGGAATTCAATCCGAGCTTGAGGCAACTCCTCCATGTGGGTTACAAGATCGCTGCGGAGAAAGGTGAGAGGTATCTCGGTCTTGTGCGCGCAAGTGAGGCAACTATCGCTCCCAACGTAACCCAAAATCTCTTCGAGCGCCACATCAAGCCTCTGTTTCTCGACAGCTAATGCAAAAGACAGCCTTCTGCGCTTCGGTTGTCAGAGTCCGTTTGAGGCGAGCACAAAGCTTTTGCCTTGAAGTTTGACCTGCGTTGATGGAAAATAGGCTCGTGGGTGCAATCACCGATCGTGCGCCTGCGGACGGACCGGAGAAAGAGTCACCTAGACCACCTTGTTCGGAATCCGCTCATAGGTCCATCTCGCCGCAGGAAGGAGACAGTAACATGGTAAAATTCATCTTTTGTGCGAGGCGTCGATCCGATATGACTCGGGCCGAGTTCCAGGACTACTGGCTCAACCATCACGCCCCCTTGTTCAAAGAATTCGCTGACACATACAGGGCCATCCGTTATGTGCAGAGTCACACAATCGACTCCCCGCTTAACGAGAACGTGAGGAAGATCAGAGGCTTGTCCGAGGCATACGACGGGGTGGGTGAAATATGGTGGGAATCAGAGGAAGATTTTCTTGCCGCCATTAACTCTCCGGAAGGTCAGAAGCTTAGGGCCATATTTCTGGAAGATGAGGCGAGGTTCGTAGATTCTGCCCTGTCATCGGCCTTCTTTACTGTTGAGCATGTGATCGTTGACGGGAAAGTTGGATAACGCAAAATCCGGCCCAACCCCCGGATGCAGTCCACAGTCGTGAGACGACTCGGGCTCACCGGCAGGTCGGGCGTGATAAGGGGTGATTCATGGCTATAAGAATTGTCCAGCTTGGCACAGTAAGAGCCAAAGATGAAGGCACCCGCATCGGAACGGTCCGCCGCCCACCGAGGGGTGTGCCGAAAAGCGAGTTCGCGTCAGAGAACTGGTATGACGTCTGGCTCCCTAACCTGGCGCCAAGCGTGGAAACTATGAAACTCGGGCAGCAGGCTGAGACACCCGCCGAATGGGCGGCATTCACCAAAAAGTACCGCGCCGAGATGACCCTCCCCGAGAATGCTCGAACCATCGAGCTACTCGCAGCTCTGTCCCACCAGACAAATTTCTCGGTGGGCTGTTACTGCGAAAACGAATCGCATTGCCATCGTTCCGTGCTCAAGGAACTTTTCGCCGAAAAAGGGGCTAAGCTGGCGCAGACGTAAATGTCCGCCGCAACATGATCGTTTGCGTCAAAGCGTGGCCTGAAATCCAGTCCTATACTGGTCTATATCTAACTATTACAATGTTATACTTGACATCAGACATGCCTCGGACTTAAACTGCGAATCTTATGATACAGAAATAGTTTCTGCCTGCAGAAAGATGGAGAATCACCGGTGAAGTCCTCCAAGAAAAAGCAGAAAAAGAGCTATTCGCAATTCGTACCCGCCGTTGAGCAGGCCACGAGAATCCTTCAGTATCTTTCTTCGTCATCCGGACTAAAGGCAAATCTGACAAGTATCTGCAAGTATGTGGGTATCCACGCAAGCAAAGGCTATGCTCTCCTCAATACACTGCAAAAGTCGGGTTATGTCAATCGAGATCAAAGCACCAAACTATACTCCCTGGGCTTGAGCCTAATCTGGATCGGCCAGAAGGCGTTGGAAGGGGTCCACGTCAAAGAAGTCGCAAAGCCCTTTCTCGAGGGTCTCGCGGGAGAAACGCACAGCACGGCACTGTTTGGAATGATCGCGGC contains these protein-coding regions:
- a CDS encoding DUF488 family protein; translated protein: MAIRIVQLGTVRAKDEGTRIGTVRRPPRGVPKSEFASENWYDVWLPNLAPSVETMKLGQQAETPAEWAAFTKKYRAEMTLPENARTIELLAALSHQTNFSVGCYCENESHCHRSVLKELFAEKGAKLAQT
- a CDS encoding EthD domain-containing protein, whose translation is MVKFIFCARRRSDMTRAEFQDYWLNHHAPLFKEFADTYRAIRYVQSHTIDSPLNENVRKIRGLSEAYDGVGEIWWESEEDFLAAINSPEGQKLRAIFLEDEARFVDSALSSAFFTVEHVIVDGKVG